From a region of the Tachypleus tridentatus isolate NWPU-2018 chromosome 1, ASM421037v1, whole genome shotgun sequence genome:
- the LOC143250807 gene encoding transcription factor HES-4-B-like, with protein MKTMPSEQSPMKTISNRRSTKPIMERKRRERINNSLGELKNLILDSLKKDNARHSKLEKADILEMTVRHLQNMQLKQRERRAASSLATFRSGFNECAHEVSRFLGTVDGVDSSLRHHVLNHLTDCLSGLNETCSSSRTNKVSSTSPVHVHVPTVSNPSATVSNNDFVSDIRLVPTFLPAREIAFLLPGDNLNNRLHQNLLPKYSSTDFSVMSDPVSVLGSSGILSPAASDRSESSPSPVAYSSNKTKIVPVFEPISPVPSCHLDKSKSECVWRPW; from the exons ATGAAGACGATGCCTTCAGAACAATCGCCAATGAAAACCATCAGTAACCGTAGA AGCACTAAACCAATTATGGAAAGGAAGCGACGTGAACGTATCAATAACAGCCTTGGGGAACTGAAAAACTTAATTCTAGATTCTCTGAAAAAAGAT AACGCTCGTCACTCGAAGTTAGAAAAGGCAGATATTTTGGAGATGACTGTTAGACATCTACAAAACATGCAACTGAAACAACGGGAAAGACGAGCTGCTTCATCCTTGGCAACCTTCCGATCTGGCTTTAACGAGTGTGCACATGAGGTCAGTCGTTTCCTGGGCACAGTGGACGGAGTTGACTCTTCTTTGCGCCATCATGTCTTAAACCACTTAACTGATTGTTTGTCTGGCTTGAATGAGACTTGCTCGTCTAGTAGGACTAACAAAGTATCATCTACGAGTCCTGTCCACGTGCATGTTCCCACAGTCTCCAACCCTTCTGCTACTGTGAGCAACAACGACTTCGTGAGTGACATACGCCTAGTCCCAACTTTTCTTCCTGCGAGAGAAATTGCATTCCTTCTCCCGGGCGACAACTTGAACAATCGGTTACACCAGAACTTACTGCCTAAATACTCTTCAACCGATTTCTCTGTCATGTCCGATCCAGTTAGTGTTTTGGGTTCATCAGGTATTTTAAGCCCTGCTGCAAGTGATCGATCAGAGTCCAGTCCTAGTCCAGTAGCCTACTCTTCCAACAAGACCAAAATAGTGCCAGTCTTTGAACCCATTTCTCCTGTTCCTTCCTGCCACTTAGATAAATCGAAGTCTGAGTGTGTGTGGAGGCCTTGGTAA